The Streptomyces sp. NBC_01463 DNA window CCCAGTTCCACCCGGAACTCCTCGGTGGGCGCCTGGATCCCCCGTACGAGGAAGGCGTAGTCGCGGGCCCGCACCCCGATCCGTGCGACGTGCCGCAGCCGGGCGGTGGGGGTGCGGGTGACGCCCAGCGCGTCGGCGACGTCCTGGCCGTGCGCCCAGGTCTCCATGAGCCGCCCGGTCGCCATGGAGGCGACGCTCATGGGCGGCCCGTACCAGGGGAACCGGGTCCCGGCGGGCGCCGCCCGCAGTGCGTCCTGGAGGCGGGCGCGGCCGGTGCGCCAGCGGACGAGCAGCGCGTCCGGGGCGTACGCCGTGACGACCTCGTCCGCGGCCCGGTCGACGAAGCCCTCGGGGTCCTTCATCGCCCTGGCCACCTCGTCGCCGAACCGTTCGGGCTCGGTGACGGAGAGCAGCGCGACCTCGTCGGTCCAGCTCAGATGGGCCACCTGATGGGCGACCGTCCACCCTGCGGCCGGGGTCGCCCCCGCCCACTGCCGGGCGTTCAACCCGGCGACGAGCAGGTCGAGTTCC harbors:
- a CDS encoding TIGR03084 family metal-binding protein, whose protein sequence is MSDASAVLDDLRSESEELDLLVAGLNARQWAGATPAAGWTVAHQVAHLSWTDEVALLSVTEPERFGDEVARAMKDPEGFVDRAADEVVTAYAPDALLVRWRTGRARLQDALRAAPAGTRFPWYGPPMSVASMATGRLMETWAHGQDVADALGVTRTPTARLRHVARIGVRARDYAFLVRGIQAPTEEFRVELGAPDGDPVVFGPEDAAQRVTGPLHDFCLLVTQRAHRDDLAVRAEGADADAWLDIAQAFAGPAGTGRAPKADR